Proteins encoded by one window of Candidatus Nitrosocosmicus hydrocola:
- a CDS encoding NAD(P)H-hydrate epimerase — translation METEEDFKSIRGFEPISSDQMYQIENIGESEFSMKKILMMENAGSRIADFLINEFGDGIVNKSIIAVCGKGNNGGDALVAMRHLSGYILSKTLSENTPELTIVLLCNPNDLKTSEAISNWEIIKKIGSVKTYTLESCSLEEIEEAITKSDIILDGIFGTGIKGEINEPYSGIIQFINTRKNNSYILSVDIPSGLNPDTGKINDKAIIADTTLTFHRPKHGHLNGATAVGKLIVKKIGIPYEAEKGVVKNN, via the coding sequence ATGGAGACGGAAGAAGATTTTAAGAGTATTAGAGGGTTTGAACCTATTTCTTCAGATCAAATGTATCAGATAGAGAATATTGGTGAAAGTGAGTTTTCCATGAAAAAGATTTTGATGATGGAGAATGCGGGCTCTAGAATCGCTGATTTTTTGATAAATGAGTTTGGGGACGGGATTGTAAATAAATCGATAATAGCAGTTTGTGGTAAGGGTAACAACGGAGGAGATGCACTTGTTGCTATGCGACACTTGTCCGGATATATTTTATCCAAAACTTTATCGGAAAATACGCCTGAATTAACCATTGTTCTCCTTTGCAATCCAAACGATCTGAAAACTAGCGAGGCCATTTCTAATTGGGAGATCATTAAAAAAATTGGCTCAGTCAAGACATATACATTGGAATCATGTTCCCTAGAGGAGATTGAAGAAGCAATTACAAAATCAGACATAATATTGGATGGTATTTTTGGTACTGGTATAAAGGGAGAAATTAATGAACCTTATTCAGGTATCATTCAGTTCATCAATACCAGAAAAAATAATTCATATATTCTCTCCGTAGACATACCTTCAGGCTTGAATCCTGACACAGGGAAAATAAATGACAAAGCAATAATTGCAGATACAACCCTAACTTTTCATAGACCCAAACATGGACACCTTAATGGTGCGACTGCCGTTGGAAAATTAATAGTCAAAAAAATAGGTATTCCTTATGAAGCTGAAAAAGGAGTTGTCAAGAATAATTGA
- a CDS encoding MBL fold metallo-hydrolase, which translates to MKVEQFLVGEMANFTYLLIDEKNNSCIIVDPSWDLDIIYEYLKKNSLKIAFIVNTHSHFDHTVGNEQVANHTGAKIMQHTASPFHKDRALEDGDRFAFGDSNIEIIHTPGHSKDSICLILDNKVILTGDTIFVGSCGRLDLPGGSASEMYDSIYGKLSNLDGGLVVLPGHHYGSKKTSSIKEEKENNFVFKFKNKEEFLSFMKK; encoded by the coding sequence TTGAAAGTAGAACAATTCTTGGTCGGGGAGATGGCAAACTTTACATATCTGCTAATTGATGAAAAAAATAATTCATGTATAATCGTAGACCCTTCCTGGGATTTAGATATAATCTATGAATATCTTAAGAAAAATTCCCTTAAAATTGCATTTATTGTAAACACTCATTCTCATTTTGATCATACCGTCGGTAATGAACAAGTTGCAAATCATACGGGAGCAAAAATTATGCAACATACAGCTTCTCCCTTCCATAAGGATAGAGCCTTAGAAGATGGAGATCGCTTCGCTTTTGGAGATTCTAATATAGAGATAATTCATACACCAGGACACTCCAAGGATAGTATTTGTCTGATTTTGGACAATAAAGTCATACTTACAGGGGATACTATTTTTGTGGGTAGTTGTGGCCGTCTAGACTTGCCAGGTGGCAGTGCAAGTGAAATGTATGATTCTATTTACGGCAAATTAAGCAATCTTGACGGTGGTTTAGTTGTACTACCGGGTCATCATTATGGATCCAAGAAGACTTCATCAATAAAAGAAGAGAAGGAAAACAATTTTGTTTTCAAGTTCAAGAACAAGGAGGAATTTCTTAGTTTCATGAAGAAGTGA
- the cobT gene encoding nicotinate mononucleotide-dependent phosphoribosyltransferase CobT: MNDNFINGIDSKGGLDDLQAFRSDKSVFVFVISYTATSTIPGLTVAGANPELIRYTPPADAEYIHYGKCKSVTAIPATPDGKPTPAIITKTALDISNIPIYVVDSGSAIKPILPYVSINSPIGKNILDEPGLAYQKVLDNYEMGKILGTQMSKVNDTIILGESIPGGTTTALGVMQAMGIDAFNRVSSSMPDNPSVLKNKIVESALVRSGLKTGDCSSNPFKAISNLGDPMMPTVAGIAEGVISSGKRIILAGGTQMCCILTIMKSLHLNLKEKVCIGTTSYLYNDENSDIVGLMNQIDEKVPIYNINLGLDRSKKKGLRAYSQGFVKEGAGAGGTSIAAFLNNKDLTQDNFLAKLEDNYIRTIEEPDPISLNKINL; the protein is encoded by the coding sequence ATGAATGATAATTTCATCAATGGTATTGATTCGAAAGGAGGTCTTGATGATCTTCAAGCATTTAGATCAGATAAATCAGTTTTTGTTTTTGTAATATCATACACCGCCACTTCTACTATACCAGGTTTAACAGTGGCAGGTGCTAATCCAGAGTTAATCAGGTATACACCTCCAGCTGACGCAGAGTATATTCACTATGGAAAATGTAAATCGGTTACCGCAATCCCAGCAACCCCGGATGGTAAGCCGACGCCTGCCATAATTACAAAGACAGCACTAGATATCTCAAACATCCCAATTTACGTGGTTGATTCTGGTTCTGCAATAAAACCGATATTGCCTTATGTAAGCATTAATTCTCCTATTGGAAAAAACATACTTGATGAACCAGGATTGGCATATCAAAAAGTACTAGACAATTATGAAATGGGCAAGATACTAGGTACACAAATGTCCAAGGTAAATGACACTATTATTTTAGGAGAAAGCATCCCCGGAGGTACGACCACCGCTCTTGGAGTGATGCAGGCAATGGGTATCGATGCATTTAACAGGGTCAGTAGTAGTATGCCTGACAATCCAAGCGTTTTAAAAAATAAGATAGTAGAATCGGCTTTGGTTAGATCCGGTTTAAAGACAGGCGATTGCTCAAGTAACCCTTTTAAAGCCATATCAAATCTTGGGGACCCAATGATGCCAACCGTTGCAGGAATAGCTGAGGGGGTAATATCAAGTGGGAAGCGAATTATCCTCGCTGGTGGAACCCAAATGTGTTGCATCTTAACGATAATGAAATCACTCCATCTCAATCTAAAGGAAAAGGTTTGCATAGGAACGACTTCATATTTGTACAATGATGAAAATTCTGATATTGTTGGTTTAATGAATCAAATTGATGAAAAAGTACCAATTTATAATATTAATCTGGGACTAGACAGATCAAAAAAAAAGGGCCTTCGAGCGTACTCGCAAGGATTTGTAAAGGAAGGAGCAGGAGCAGGAGGTACATCTATCGCTGCTTTTTTGAACAATAAAGATCTTACTCAAGATAATTTTCTAGCAAAATTGGAAGATAACTATATCAGAACAATTGAAGAACCTGATCCTATTTCTTTGAATAAAATTAATCTATAA
- a CDS encoding class I SAM-dependent methyltransferase codes for MSKYLKTLLRGTLPDNELESLYSSYDIIGDIAIIKIPESLIHHRHVIGKVLIKNIKNLKTVLNQSNSVSGEYRLRGVDFVAGEEKYLTIYKEFGCKFLVNVATSYFSPRLSTERLRISNLVNAGETVLNMFAGVGTFSVVMVKKKPIKVLNIDSNLDAYILSEINSKINGARQHIVSLHGDARNILQSKNYINNFDRILLPLPEKAHEFLDVALLCLKPSGGTLHFFSHVKSETKKNVVLESEKHIAQLFSKFNCSYQICHTQIVRDVAPRIYQTVTDLFVRRR; via the coding sequence ATGAGTAAATATTTAAAAACACTTCTTCGAGGAACGTTACCAGACAACGAACTGGAATCGCTCTATTCATCATATGATATAATAGGTGATATCGCTATAATTAAGATCCCTGAATCCCTTATACATCATAGACATGTGATCGGAAAGGTTTTGATTAAAAATATTAAAAATCTCAAAACTGTTTTAAATCAAAGTAATTCGGTATCCGGAGAATATAGATTACGTGGAGTTGATTTTGTAGCGGGTGAGGAGAAATATCTTACAATCTATAAAGAGTTTGGTTGTAAATTTTTGGTCAATGTGGCAACCTCGTACTTTTCTCCCAGACTGTCGACGGAAAGACTTCGAATTTCAAACCTAGTAAATGCAGGCGAAACAGTACTAAATATGTTCGCAGGGGTTGGGACATTCTCAGTAGTTATGGTGAAAAAAAAGCCAATAAAAGTTCTTAATATTGATTCTAATTTAGATGCCTATATTCTAAGTGAGATAAATTCTAAAATTAACGGAGCGCGTCAGCACATAGTTTCCCTCCATGGCGACGCGAGGAATATACTTCAATCCAAAAATTATATAAATAATTTTGATAGAATCTTATTACCGTTACCAGAAAAAGCCCATGAATTCTTGGATGTTGCATTGTTATGCTTAAAGCCATCTGGCGGCACCTTGCATTTTTTTTCCCATGTTAAGAGCGAAACCAAGAAAAATGTCGTATTAGAATCTGAAAAACACATTGCTCAACTATTTTCAAAGTTTAATTGTAGTTACCAAATTTGCCACACACAGATTGTAAGAGATGTGGCACCAAGAATTTATCAAACAGTAACCGATCTCTTTGTACGCAGACGCTAG
- a CDS encoding ribosome biogenesis/translation initiation ATPase RLI, which produces MIHRVAVLDQDLCQPRKCGLECIIYCPVNKTGGECIIQRPDDGKAVISEDLCTGCTICIKKCPFDAIVIVNLAQEIGVDKIHQYGINSFRLYKIPIPKEGMVTGLVGRNGMGKSTIINLLSGNLKPNFGEFEKAPTWDEILQRTTNIELRKHFEKIQNKTLRTSIKPQLVYLIPKVFKGTVAELMKKYDERNVTPSLISDLGLNNSLDKQLSTLSGGELQRVAVAVAAAKDADYYFFDEPSSFNDIFQRLAVGRVISNLAQEGKSVMIVEHDMSLLDYLSDNIYITYGEPGAYGIVSSLQSTKVGINNFLEGYIPTENVRFRDKAYKFDISSVIESVLSTSSIIQYPALEKTLGQFKVNIDGGSIQQGEVIGIVGANALGKTTFMKMLAGIDKMDNGSLDANVKISYKPQYLNQDIDGDVRSLIYSVNGGPFEGTLTEEHVFSPLGLKKLYDKSVKGLSGGELQKVAVSLSLIRDADIYALDEPSAFLDIEDRIIIAKFIQRFIKSKGKSALIIDHDIQLIDLVSDRLIIFEGTPGIEGSGTAPISKEMGMNEFLKSLSISFRRDETSGRPRVNKENGRLDRQQKTEGNYYYLKN; this is translated from the coding sequence TTGATTCATAGGGTTGCTGTTCTCGACCAGGATTTGTGTCAACCAAGAAAGTGTGGTCTTGAATGCATAATATATTGTCCTGTAAACAAAACCGGTGGCGAATGTATTATCCAAAGACCAGATGATGGGAAGGCAGTAATTTCTGAAGATTTATGTACAGGGTGTACTATATGTATTAAAAAATGTCCATTTGATGCGATTGTAATTGTCAATCTAGCTCAAGAAATAGGTGTTGATAAGATCCATCAGTATGGTATAAACAGTTTTAGATTATACAAGATTCCTATACCTAAAGAAGGAATGGTCACTGGATTGGTAGGTAGGAATGGAATGGGTAAATCTACCATCATAAACCTATTATCAGGAAATTTAAAACCCAATTTTGGAGAATTTGAAAAGGCTCCAACTTGGGATGAAATATTGCAAAGAACAACGAACATAGAGCTACGAAAGCACTTTGAAAAAATCCAAAACAAGACATTAAGAACTTCAATAAAACCTCAGCTCGTGTATCTAATACCGAAAGTATTTAAAGGCACTGTTGCTGAATTGATGAAAAAATATGATGAGAGAAATGTAACTCCATCTCTTATCTCAGATTTGGGTCTGAATAATTCTTTGGATAAACAATTAAGTACACTAAGTGGAGGGGAATTACAACGTGTTGCTGTGGCTGTAGCTGCAGCTAAAGATGCAGATTATTATTTTTTTGACGAACCATCATCTTTTAATGATATCTTTCAAAGATTGGCAGTGGGTAGAGTGATAAGTAATCTCGCTCAGGAAGGAAAAAGTGTAATGATTGTAGAACACGATATGTCCTTGCTCGACTATCTATCTGATAACATTTACATTACTTATGGAGAGCCTGGTGCGTATGGAATTGTCTCTTCTCTTCAAAGTACAAAGGTAGGAATCAATAATTTCTTGGAGGGTTATATTCCAACAGAGAACGTTCGATTTAGAGATAAGGCTTATAAATTTGATATTTCAAGTGTCATCGAATCTGTTCTTTCAACTTCATCAATTATTCAATATCCCGCACTTGAAAAAACCCTTGGACAATTTAAAGTCAATATCGATGGAGGGAGTATCCAACAAGGTGAAGTTATAGGGATTGTAGGTGCAAACGCACTAGGAAAAACAACTTTTATGAAAATGCTAGCCGGAATAGATAAAATGGATAATGGGAGTTTAGATGCGAACGTTAAGATATCTTACAAACCACAATACTTGAATCAGGATATAGACGGAGATGTACGTTCTCTGATATATTCAGTTAATGGTGGTCCATTTGAAGGAACCCTAACTGAAGAACATGTATTCTCTCCATTAGGATTGAAAAAACTTTATGACAAATCAGTAAAAGGATTAAGTGGTGGGGAGCTTCAAAAGGTGGCAGTATCTTTATCATTGATAAGAGACGCAGATATTTATGCCTTAGATGAACCGTCTGCGTTTTTGGACATTGAGGATAGGATAATCATAGCCAAATTCATACAACGATTTATCAAATCCAAAGGAAAATCTGCTCTAATTATTGATCATGATATACAGCTTATCGATCTCGTTTCAGACAGGCTAATCATATTCGAAGGTACTCCTGGAATCGAAGGTTCAGGTACAGCACCAATTTCCAAAGAGATGGGCATGAATGAATTTCTTAAGTCACTTTCGATTTCATTTCGAAGAGACGAAACATCGGGCAGACCGAGAGTAAATAAAGAAAATGGTAGATTAGACAGACAACAGAAAACTGAAGGAAATTACTATTATTTAAAAAATTGA
- a CDS encoding leucyl aminopeptidase gives MVNITVTTPDKIDLSDVIIVVGISEDGDILSYIEKDSRLNQILKKINSFGQTHLNNIKKYGKSMTLGVNLDDTPITILLVGIGESRKLNSDRVRHIGGLVSLKCKELNFSKINVLKFFSEPSFFEPLIEGLILSQYEFNNFKEKSSKDELDLSFFDNCNINIITDGSEHGAELAQINKSKVICDGVFYSRNLANSPPNHINPDTLASSAKSLASIKNISVQILEQSQIKEMGMNGIISVGKGSENEPKVIIVNYNNSNANDKPILLVGKAVTFDTGGISIKPSDRMDEMKFDKSGGCTVLGIMKAIGNLALPLNVVAIIPAVENMPSGSSYRPGDIVRMYNGKTVEVLNTDAEGRMILADALAYGITKYSPKCVIDFATLTGACIIALGTNVAGIIGNNDKLIQQLKVSGITTGEKIWQLPLYEEFFDLIKSNVASIKNIGGRTGGTITAAAFLSNFVENVPWAHFDIAGTAWTQDGTSEKSYNPKGATGFGTRLILNFLENNRDSF, from the coding sequence ATGGTAAACATTACAGTCACTACCCCGGATAAAATCGATTTATCGGATGTTATTATAGTAGTTGGAATCTCTGAAGATGGAGATATTCTTAGTTATATTGAGAAGGATTCAAGATTAAATCAGATTTTGAAGAAAATCAATTCCTTTGGTCAAACACATCTGAATAATATAAAGAAATATGGTAAAAGCATGACTTTAGGTGTGAATTTAGACGATACTCCTATTACGATCCTGTTAGTAGGAATTGGTGAGTCAAGAAAACTCAATTCTGATCGCGTCAGACATATTGGAGGTTTGGTTTCACTTAAATGTAAAGAGCTAAATTTTTCAAAGATCAATGTTTTAAAATTTTTTTCGGAACCTTCATTCTTTGAGCCATTGATTGAGGGATTGATACTCTCTCAATATGAGTTTAACAACTTTAAAGAGAAGAGTTCAAAAGATGAGCTAGATTTATCGTTCTTTGATAATTGTAATATTAATATAATCACTGATGGGAGTGAGCATGGTGCTGAACTAGCACAAATAAACAAATCCAAAGTGATATGTGATGGTGTTTTTTATTCTAGAAATCTAGCCAACTCTCCTCCAAATCATATCAATCCAGATACATTGGCTTCTTCAGCAAAGTCTTTAGCGTCTATAAAAAATATTAGCGTCCAAATATTAGAGCAATCCCAAATCAAGGAAATGGGTATGAATGGAATCATTTCCGTTGGTAAAGGTAGTGAAAATGAACCTAAAGTTATTATTGTAAATTATAATAACTCAAACGCTAATGACAAGCCTATTCTCTTGGTTGGTAAGGCCGTTACTTTTGATACTGGTGGTATTTCGATCAAGCCAAGTGATAGGATGGATGAAATGAAATTTGACAAGAGTGGAGGCTGCACGGTTTTAGGAATAATGAAAGCCATAGGCAATCTCGCCCTTCCATTAAACGTTGTAGCAATTATTCCAGCAGTTGAAAACATGCCCTCAGGTTCATCTTATCGACCAGGAGATATTGTTCGTATGTATAACGGTAAAACTGTGGAAGTGTTAAACACAGATGCCGAAGGTAGGATGATACTGGCCGATGCTTTAGCATATGGAATTACGAAATATTCGCCAAAATGCGTTATTGATTTTGCTACCTTGACTGGAGCATGCATTATAGCGTTAGGGACGAATGTGGCAGGGATTATTGGTAATAATGACAAACTAATTCAACAACTTAAAGTTTCTGGCATTACAACCGGAGAAAAAATTTGGCAACTACCACTGTATGAGGAATTTTTCGATCTCATAAAAAGTAATGTCGCATCAATAAAGAACATTGGAGGTCGAACAGGGGGAACGATAACTGCTGCTGCATTTTTATCCAATTTTGTCGAAAATGTTCCTTGGGCCCATTTTGACATTGCTGGTACTGCTTGGACTCAGGACGGCACCTCTGAGAAAAGCTATAATCCTAAAGGAGCCACCGGATTTGGAACTAGGTTAATACTAAATTTTCTGGAAAATAATCGAGATTCCTTTTAA
- a CDS encoding thioredoxin family protein gives MVKTQSTQKLNSGSQVPKFSLKGIDNKLHSMSDIKSKSLLIVFICNHCPYVKARISDLVSLQSKFDPSELQIIGINSNDPNYEGEGFDNMVNFAKEYSLNFPYLIDETQNIAKEFGAVCTPDPFLFDESKKLVFHGKINNAIEPDAIPTIHTMEENVKKVVEGKKNDIQKDFDPSIGCSIKWIN, from the coding sequence ATGGTCAAGACACAATCAACACAAAAATTAAATTCAGGATCTCAAGTGCCGAAATTTTCTTTGAAAGGGATAGACAATAAACTTCATTCCATGAGTGATATTAAGTCTAAATCATTACTAATTGTATTTATTTGTAATCACTGTCCCTATGTGAAAGCTAGGATATCGGACTTAGTTTCATTACAATCGAAATTTGATCCTTCTGAACTTCAGATAATTGGAATAAATAGTAATGATCCAAATTATGAGGGAGAAGGATTTGACAATATGGTGAATTTTGCAAAAGAATATTCTCTAAATTTCCCTTATTTAATAGACGAAACCCAAAACATAGCTAAGGAATTTGGCGCCGTTTGTACACCGGATCCATTCTTATTTGATGAATCAAAAAAGCTAGTTTTTCATGGAAAAATTAATAACGCAATAGAGCCAGATGCAATTCCAACTATTCATACGATGGAAGAAAATGTCAAGAAAGTCGTGGAAGGCAAGAAGAATGATATTCAGAAAGATTTTGATCCCTCTATTGGTTGTTCAATAAAGTGGATCAATTAA